From the genome of Deinococcus sp. AJ005, one region includes:
- the aroC gene encoding chorismate synthase — MRYLTAGESHGPQLTAIIEGVPSGLPLGKGDIDPWLRRRQGGYGRGRRMVIETDEAAITGGVRAGRTTGAPIALVIENKDHRNWTEIMSPEPGGEPRKKALTDARPGHADLTGGIKYRHKDLRDVLERASARETAARVAVGSVALKLLEELGIQGANYVSSLAGIETRQDFSWDALEAIEDSDLRTPDADAAEKMRERIDAAKKDGDTLGGILEVRFRGLPVGLGSFVHWDRKLDGRIAQACLSVQAMKGVEIGRAFDNAVKAGSGVHDAIHYRDGTYARDTNGAGGLEAGMTNGEELVVRVAMKPIATLMKPLPTVNVVSHEASDAARERSDTTAVPAAGVILQCVIGFVIADAIQEKFGGDTLAELQERVAAARAYAQSY; from the coding sequence ATGAGGTATCTGACCGCTGGAGAATCGCACGGGCCGCAACTGACGGCCATCATCGAGGGGGTGCCGTCGGGGCTGCCGCTGGGCAAAGGGGACATCGACCCGTGGCTGCGGCGGCGACAGGGCGGCTACGGGCGCGGGCGGCGCATGGTGATCGAGACCGACGAGGCCGCGATTACGGGAGGCGTGCGGGCCGGGCGGACCACCGGAGCGCCGATTGCGCTGGTGATCGAGAACAAGGACCACCGCAACTGGACCGAGATCATGTCGCCGGAACCGGGCGGCGAGCCGCGTAAGAAGGCCCTGACCGACGCCCGCCCCGGCCACGCAGACCTGACTGGCGGCATCAAATACCGCCACAAGGACCTGCGCGACGTGCTGGAACGCGCCAGCGCCCGCGAGACGGCGGCAAGGGTGGCAGTGGGCAGCGTGGCCCTGAAGCTGCTGGAAGAGCTGGGCATTCAGGGGGCGAATTACGTGTCCAGTCTGGCCGGAATCGAAACCAGGCAGGACTTCAGTTGGGACGCGCTGGAGGCCATTGAGGACAGCGACTTGCGGACGCCGGATGCCGACGCCGCAGAAAAAATGCGCGAACGCATCGACGCCGCCAAGAAGGACGGTGACACGCTGGGCGGCATTCTGGAAGTGCGCTTCCGGGGGCTGCCGGTGGGCCTGGGCAGTTTCGTCCACTGGGACCGCAAGCTGGACGGGCGGATTGCCCAGGCGTGCCTGAGCGTGCAGGCCATGAAAGGGGTGGAGATCGGGCGGGCCTTCGACAATGCCGTGAAGGCCGGAAGCGGTGTGCATGACGCCATCCATTACCGGGACGGGACCTACGCCCGCGACACCAACGGCGCGGGCGGTCTGGAAGCAGGGATGACCAACGGCGAAGAACTGGTGGTCCGCGTGGCGATGAAGCCGATTGCCACCCTGATGAAGCCGCTGCCTACCGTGAACGTCGTCTCTCACGAGGCGTCCGACGCGGCCCGCGAGCGCAGCGACACCACCGCTGTGCCCGCCGCCGGGGTCATCCTGCAATGCGTGATCGGCTTTGTGATCGCCGACGCCATTCAGGAAAAATTTGGCGGCGATACCCTGGCCGAGTTGCAGGAACGGGTGGCAGCGGCGCGGGCCTACGCGCAGTCGTACTAG
- a CDS encoding shikimate kinase yields MESAQAAPQTSHPESALECLPECVEDALQVLLAAPPEPPEGTSDRAFVTSLTGESSRLSPMWGTGLIERPVDWVALAGFMGTGKSRVGWELSRALALHFVDTDKLITRVVGKSIPEVFEQEGEGYFRACEAEVVSRVSRLEHAVISLGGGTFIHEANRAALLERGPVVVLWATPETVYQRTKHSDRPLLRAEDPLGRIRSLMDEREGVYRQGTIHVHSDGRPSEEIVEEIIERLWNWSDAAHAWAESPEPEAVGDRATD; encoded by the coding sequence GTGGAATCAGCTCAGGCCGCGCCGCAGACGTCCCACCCGGAGTCGGCTCTGGAATGCCTGCCCGAATGCGTGGAGGACGCGCTCCAGGTGCTGCTGGCCGCCCCGCCCGAACCGCCCGAGGGCACGTCAGACCGTGCCTTTGTTACTTCCCTCACAGGTGAGTCCTCTAGACTGTCCCCCATGTGGGGTACGGGCCTGATCGAACGCCCAGTCGACTGGGTGGCGCTGGCTGGCTTCATGGGGACTGGAAAGAGCCGCGTGGGCTGGGAGCTGTCGCGTGCGCTGGCGCTGCATTTCGTCGATACCGACAAGCTGATCACGCGGGTGGTGGGCAAGAGCATCCCCGAGGTCTTCGAGCAGGAGGGCGAGGGCTATTTCCGCGCCTGCGAGGCCGAGGTGGTCAGCCGCGTTTCCAGGCTGGAACACGCGGTCATCAGTCTGGGAGGCGGCACCTTCATTCATGAAGCCAACCGCGCCGCCCTGCTGGAACGCGGCCCGGTGGTGGTGTTGTGGGCCACCCCTGAAACCGTGTACCAGCGCACCAAGCACAGTGACCGCCCACTGCTGCGCGCCGAGGACCCGCTGGGCCGAATCCGCAGCCTGATGGATGAGCGCGAGGGTGTGTACCGCCAGGGGACCATCCACGTCCACAGCGACGGACGCCCCTCCGAGGAAATCGTGGAGGAAATCATCGAGCGCCTGTGGAACTGGTCCGATGCCGCCCACGCCTGGGCCGAGTCCCCTGAACCCGAAGCCGTGGGAGACCGTGCGACGGATTGA
- the aroB gene encoding 3-dehydroquinate synthase produces the protein MRRIEVGGAQPYEVEVGAGLLSSLKVPQRHIALIHPVDLPAQFVAAVQASLSPTVTIEVPTRDDCKTLEVLSGVLSKLAAANIPRDGAVVGLGGGAATDLAGFAAASYLRGVAFYTLPTTLLGMVDAAVGGKTGVNLPEGKNLVGAFWPPKAVWCDTDTLATLPDAIFREGAAEAYKHGLISDPSLLERVLSPEFKPGSANLEDTLADAIAVKAGVVTRDLTEQGERAYLNFGHTLAHALEALTDHAVTHGDAVGYGMHYAALLSRSMGGADLTPHTLAFLEWQRPAPLPPLTFEDVMPYMARDKKADAQGVRFVLLCDLAQPYLTRVPENVLQEAFAEWQVQMSGLPAAH, from the coding sequence GTGCGACGGATTGAGGTTGGCGGGGCGCAGCCTTATGAGGTGGAGGTGGGTGCAGGACTGCTCTCCAGTCTGAAAGTTCCACAGCGACATATCGCGCTGATCCATCCGGTAGATCTGCCCGCTCAATTCGTGGCGGCGGTGCAGGCCAGCCTCTCCCCTACGGTGACCATCGAGGTTCCTACCCGCGACGACTGCAAGACGCTGGAAGTGTTGAGCGGTGTGCTGTCTAAACTGGCCGCTGCCAACATTCCCCGCGACGGCGCGGTGGTGGGCCTGGGCGGCGGCGCGGCCACCGATCTTGCGGGGTTTGCCGCCGCCAGTTACCTGCGCGGCGTGGCCTTCTACACGCTGCCCACCACGTTATTGGGCATGGTGGACGCGGCGGTGGGCGGCAAGACCGGCGTCAACTTGCCCGAAGGCAAGAATCTGGTGGGTGCGTTCTGGCCCCCAAAGGCCGTGTGGTGCGACACCGACACGCTGGCAACGCTACCGGACGCCATCTTCCGCGAGGGCGCTGCCGAGGCGTACAAGCACGGGCTGATCTCCGATCCCAGTCTGCTGGAGCGGGTGCTTTCGCCCGAGTTCAAACCCGGCAGCGCAAATCTGGAAGACACGCTGGCTGACGCGATTGCCGTCAAAGCTGGTGTCGTGACCCGTGACCTGACCGAGCAGGGCGAGCGGGCCTATCTGAACTTCGGGCACACGCTGGCGCACGCACTGGAGGCGCTCACGGATCACGCGGTCACGCACGGAGACGCGGTGGGGTACGGGATGCACTATGCCGCGCTGCTAAGCCGCAGCATGGGCGGCGCGGACCTGACGCCGCACACGCTGGCCTTCCTGGAGTGGCAACGGCCCGCGCCCCTGCCCCCGCTGACCTTTGAAGATGTCATGCCCTACATGGCCCGAGACAAGAAGGCCGATGCTCAGGGCGTGCGTTTCGTGCTGCTGTGCGATCTGGCCCAGCCGTACCTGACGCGGGTGCCGGAAAACGTTTTGCAGGAAGCGTTTGCGGAATGGCAGGTGCAGATGAGCGGCCTTCCCGCCGCGCACTGA
- a CDS encoding transporter substrate-binding domain-containing protein, with amino-acid sequence MSLSAVSGMGVASAAPISTLLTPGSLTIGTDPTYPPFIFLKGETLGGFEVEVMNEVARRLDLKPVWT; translated from the coding sequence TTGTCCCTCAGCGCCGTGAGCGGAATGGGCGTTGCCTCTGCCGCGCCCATTTCCACACTCCTCACCCCTGGTAGCCTGACCATCGGCACCGATCCCACGTACCCGCCGTTCATTTTCCTGAAAGGCGAGACCCTGGGCGGCTTTGAGGTGGAGGTCATGAATGAGGTGGCCCGCCGTCTGGACCTGAAACCCGTCTGGACCTGA
- a CDS encoding transporter substrate-binding domain-containing protein: MIGLGQKRFDIVVGSHGITPERLKAVDFSTPDYCSGGVILSPPGGPKTVADLKGKTVVVQVGTTYFQRLREVPGVGEIKTLPSDPAALQNLLAKRSDAFVTDRFVALTAQEKNPAAKLQIGSMLFQEKIGFAIGKGNAAVKTAVDAALAAMQKDGTYNKISQKYFKTDIRCK, from the coding sequence TTGATCGGGCTGGGGCAAAAGCGCTTCGATATCGTGGTGGGATCGCACGGCATCACGCCCGAGCGCCTGAAGGCGGTGGATTTCAGCACGCCCGATTATTGCTCTGGCGGGGTGATCCTCAGCCCTCCCGGTGGCCCGAAAACGGTGGCGGACCTGAAGGGCAAGACGGTGGTGGTGCAGGTGGGGACCACCTATTTCCAGCGGCTGCGCGAGGTGCCGGGGGTGGGCGAGATCAAGACGCTGCCTAGCGATCCCGCCGCACTGCAAAACCTGCTGGCCAAACGCTCGGACGCCTTCGTGACGGACCGTTTTGTGGCCCTGACCGCGCAGGAGAAGAACCCGGCGGCCAAACTCCAGATCGGCTCCATGCTGTTTCAGGAGAAGATCGGCTTTGCCATCGGCAAGGGGAACGCAGCGGTCAAGACGGCGGTGGACGCTGCTCTGGCGGCAATGCAGAAGGACGGCACGTACAACAAGATCTCGCAGAAATACTTCAAGACCGATATTCGCTGCAAGTAA
- a CDS encoding dimethylarginine dimethylaminohydrolase family protein, producing MTTPETTPARTFHQSMTAPLRRVLVKRPDGAFAVDDPVAWHYTARPDLAAAQAEHDAFTAILREAGAEVVYHEVDQPTRADSVFVYDPALITNDGAILLQLGKALREGEEEALGQQFEALGVPIIGRLTGDQRAEGGDMFWLDDRTLAVGRTFRTNEAGVAALRALLEPRGVTVMAYDMPVYDGAEACLHLMSVISPLAPDAAVVYPRLMPVPLWQELQRRQMRLIEIPDAEFPTQASNVLALSPNACLMLAGNPVTQKRLEEAGFTVHTYVGEELSLKAEGGPTCLTKPLLRRA from the coding sequence ATGACCACACCGGAAACGACGCCCGCCCGCACCTTCCACCAGAGCATGACCGCGCCGCTGCGACGGGTGCTGGTCAAGCGGCCCGATGGCGCATTTGCCGTCGATGATCCGGTGGCCTGGCACTACACCGCCCGCCCCGATCTGGCCGCCGCGCAGGCCGAACACGACGCCTTCACGGCCATTTTGCGGGAGGCCGGGGCCGAGGTGGTGTACCACGAAGTAGATCAGCCCACGCGGGCCGATTCGGTGTTTGTCTACGATCCGGCGCTGATCACCAACGACGGCGCGATTCTGCTGCAACTGGGCAAGGCGCTGCGCGAGGGCGAGGAAGAGGCGCTGGGCCAGCAGTTTGAAGCGCTGGGCGTCCCCATCATCGGACGGTTGACAGGCGATCAGCGGGCTGAGGGCGGCGACATGTTCTGGCTGGATGACCGCACGCTGGCGGTGGGCCGGACCTTCCGCACCAACGAGGCGGGGGTGGCCGCCCTGCGCGCCCTGCTGGAGCCGCGCGGCGTGACGGTGATGGCCTACGACATGCCGGTCTACGACGGGGCCGAAGCGTGCCTGCACCTGATGTCGGTGATCAGCCCGCTGGCCCCCGACGCCGCCGTGGTCTACCCGCGCCTGATGCCCGTGCCGCTGTGGCAGGAATTGCAGCGCCGCCAGATGCGCCTGATCGAGATTCCCGACGCCGAATTCCCCACCCAGGCGTCCAACGTGCTGGCGCTGTCGCCCAACGCCTGCCTGATGCTGGCGGGCAATCCGGTCACCCAAAAGCGGCTGGAGGAGGCGGGCTTTACCGTCCACACCTACGTGGGCGAGGAGCTGTCGCTGAAGGCCGAGGGCGGTCCCACCTGCCTGACCAAACCGTTGCTGCGCCGCGCCTGA
- the aroQ gene encoding type II 3-dehydroquinate dehydratase: protein MLLILNGPNLNRLGLREPGVYGSQTLEDLERQCEAWGAELGEAVTCRQSNYEGQLLEWIQEAQEQGFGGIVINPGALTHYSYALRDAISGQPLPVVEVHISNVDAREEFRHKSVTAAVCKGKISGLGFLGYRLGMEYLIEAEA, encoded by the coding sequence ATGCTGCTGATCCTCAACGGCCCCAACCTCAACCGCCTGGGCCTGCGTGAACCGGGCGTGTACGGCTCACAGACCCTCGAAGACCTGGAGCGCCAGTGCGAGGCGTGGGGCGCGGAACTGGGCGAGGCCGTCACCTGTCGCCAGAGCAACTACGAGGGCCAGCTTCTGGAATGGATTCAGGAGGCGCAGGAGCAGGGTTTTGGCGGCATCGTGATCAACCCCGGCGCGCTGACCCATTACAGCTACGCCCTGCGCGACGCTATTTCCGGCCAGCCGTTGCCCGTGGTGGAGGTGCATATCAGCAACGTGGACGCCCGCGAGGAGTTCCGTCACAAGTCGGTGACGGCGGCGGTCTGTAAGGGCAAGATCAGTGGTCTGGGGTTTCTGGGGTACCGTCTGGGGATGGAATACCTGATCGAGGCGGAAGCGTGA
- a CDS encoding alpha/beta hydrolase, translated as MSWQPYAAKPNSTVTGTLLQWEGVGDDKHAARTVLAWLPPSYDSQRDKRYPVVYLHDGQNVFDTATSYNLSEWGADEALTTLAAEGLEAIAIAIPNANERRYHEYSPVRHPGFPPEVEGGGGGDDYLSFLIDTVKPLADDNLRTLPDAAHTSLLGSSMGGLISLHALLTRPEVFSGAGVMSPAFWACAGEAFERVRNSPPIAGRVWMDIGGKEGTDHPEQQQAYWDDAHAMRDLLLEKGLGERLRFQADPEGIHRETAWKVRLPDALRFLLGKS; from the coding sequence GTGAGCTGGCAACCTTACGCGGCGAAGCCGAACAGCACCGTGACCGGAACATTGCTTCAGTGGGAAGGGGTGGGCGACGACAAACACGCGGCGCGCACCGTGCTGGCGTGGCTGCCACCCTCCTACGACTCTCAGCGCGATAAACGCTACCCGGTGGTCTACCTCCACGACGGGCAGAACGTCTTTGACACGGCCACCAGTTACAACCTCAGCGAATGGGGCGCAGACGAGGCGCTGACCACGCTGGCGGCGGAGGGGCTGGAGGCCATCGCCATCGCCATTCCCAACGCCAATGAGCGGCGGTATCACGAGTACAGCCCGGTGCGCCACCCTGGATTTCCGCCGGAAGTGGAAGGCGGCGGGGGCGGCGACGATTACCTCAGCTTTCTGATCGATACGGTCAAGCCACTCGCCGACGACAACCTGCGAACGCTGCCCGACGCCGCTCACACCTCTCTCCTCGGCTCCAGCATGGGAGGATTGATCAGCCTGCACGCCCTGCTGACGCGCCCGGAGGTCTTCAGCGGCGCGGGCGTGATGAGTCCGGCTTTCTGGGCCTGTGCGGGCGAGGCATTCGAGCGGGTGCGGAACAGTCCGCCCATTGCGGGCAGGGTCTGGATGGACATCGGCGGTAAGGAAGGCACCGATCACCCGGAGCAGCAGCAGGCGTACTGGGACGACGCCCACGCCATGCGCGATCTGCTGCTGGAAAAGGGCCTGGGCGAACGCCTGCGCTTCCAGGCAGACCCGGAAGGAATCCACAGAGAGACCGCGTGGAAGGTGCGGCTGCCGGATGCTCTACGGTTCTTGCTGGGCAAAAGCTAG
- a CDS encoding RNase H family protein — protein sequence MNHAYVDASWHELPDGSGVGGWGLVLRTPGSLPQRFQGQLEAPDNNAAELRAVLAAVRLAPAGEALSVFTDNQAVIAAVSRGRGGQHLGELAREVMNEAEARGVTLRVGYLPRTRRHMLSAHNLANDARRGNGTPGLNAAQADVLIEQRPALTEARVSLRRSGERVTAHVTLDPMSEVPPSAQALLAAVELAQPGESLLVRRASKVAQALWQRPERALRPAAQAALLSARQAAEASGVQVEFLGVG from the coding sequence GTGAATCACGCTTACGTGGATGCCAGTTGGCACGAACTCCCGGACGGCTCCGGCGTGGGCGGCTGGGGACTGGTGCTGCGAACGCCCGGCAGCCTGCCGCAGCGGTTTCAGGGCCAGCTAGAGGCCCCCGACAACAACGCGGCGGAGTTACGCGCCGTGCTGGCAGCGGTGCGGCTGGCCCCAGCAGGCGAAGCCCTGAGCGTGTTTACCGATAATCAGGCCGTGATCGCCGCCGTCTCACGCGGGCGCGGCGGCCAGCATCTGGGCGAACTGGCGCGCGAAGTGATGAACGAGGCCGAGGCTCGCGGCGTGACCTTGCGGGTGGGCTATCTGCCGCGCACGCGGCGGCACATGCTCTCGGCGCACAATCTGGCGAACGATGCGCGGCGCGGGAACGGCACGCCGGGTCTGAACGCGGCCCAGGCCGACGTGCTGATCGAGCAGCGCCCGGCATTGACCGAAGCTCGCGTCAGCCTGCGCCGCAGCGGCGAGCGGGTCACGGCACATGTCACCCTTGATCCCATGTCCGAGGTGCCGCCCAGCGCCCAGGCCCTGCTGGCAGCGGTGGAACTGGCCCAGCCCGGTGAATCGCTGCTGGTGCGCCGCGCCAGCAAGGTAGCCCAGGCGTTGTGGCAGCGTCCAGAACGCGCATTGCGCCCGGCAGCTCAGGCCGCGCTCCTCAGCGCCCGGCAGGCAGCGGAGGCTTCGGGCGTGCAGGTGGAATTCCTCGGGGTGGGGTGA
- the glgX gene encoding glycogen debranching protein GlgX, which translates to MPTTEKPQTTVRLRPGTPYPLGATWDGKGTNFALYSENAGSVELCLFDDAGVETRHPLTEQTAFVWHGYLPNIAPGQKYGYRVHGEYAPERGLRFNPNVVLLDPYAKALSGTEEFAEGVFGYVPGGDDLTMQTEEQRGAPLGVVIDPVFNWVGDTKPNVPFHQSVIYEAHVKGLTMTHPDIPEALRGTYAGVATGPMLDYLKELGITAIEFLPVHQHLDDPFLLDKGLTNYWGYSTLSFFAPDVRYSAEARKGNPSGAVAEFKNMVRALHDAGIEVILDVVYNHTAEGNHMGPTLSFKGIDNPTYYRLVAENPRFYFDYTGTGNSLNVRHPQTLQLIMDSLRYWVTEMRVDGFRFDLASTLARGLHEVDQLSGFFTIIHQDPIISQVKLIAEPWDVGEGGYQVGNFPVNWAEWNGIYRDDMRAFWKGEGGLASEIGYRLTGSSDLYQNDGRAPYASINFVTAHDGFTLRDSVTYEHKHNDANGEGNNDGHNHNISWNCGVEGETDDAAINALRGQQQRNFLATLLLGQGTPMILGGDEIGRTQNGNNNAYCQDNEISWYDWDNVDEELLAFTRKVIALRKAHPSLHRRKFFSGRTIRGEDIQDLVWLRFDGQTMTDADWNNNQTQSLGLFLDGDGLDDVDAEGNALHDDDLLLLLSSSYVDLPFRLPDLDSCDNWELLLDTSDDNAEEQIKTGEETTLKARSVKLYRCVRG; encoded by the coding sequence ATGCCAACCACCGAAAAACCCCAGACCACCGTTCGCCTGCGCCCCGGCACCCCCTATCCGCTGGGGGCCACCTGGGACGGCAAGGGGACCAATTTTGCCCTGTACAGCGAGAACGCGGGCAGCGTGGAACTGTGCCTGTTCGACGACGCGGGCGTTGAAACCCGCCACCCGCTGACCGAGCAGACCGCCTTCGTCTGGCACGGTTATCTGCCCAACATCGCGCCGGGGCAGAAGTACGGCTACCGGGTCCACGGCGAATATGCCCCCGAACGCGGCCTGCGCTTCAACCCCAACGTCGTGTTGCTCGATCCCTACGCCAAGGCCCTGAGCGGCACCGAGGAATTCGCCGAGGGCGTCTTCGGCTACGTGCCCGGCGGCGACGACCTGACCATGCAGACCGAGGAACAGCGCGGCGCACCGCTGGGCGTGGTCATCGATCCGGTGTTCAACTGGGTGGGCGACACCAAACCCAACGTCCCCTTTCATCAGTCGGTGATCTACGAGGCGCACGTCAAGGGCCTGACCATGACCCACCCGGACATCCCCGAGGCCCTGCGCGGCACCTACGCGGGCGTGGCGACGGGGCCGATGCTGGATTACCTCAAGGAACTCGGCATCACCGCCATCGAGTTTCTGCCGGTGCATCAGCATCTGGACGATCCCTTCCTGCTGGACAAGGGCCTGACCAACTACTGGGGTTACAGCACACTGAGCTTCTTTGCCCCTGACGTGCGCTACTCCGCCGAGGCGCGCAAGGGCAACCCGTCCGGCGCGGTGGCCGAATTCAAGAACATGGTGCGCGCCCTGCATGACGCGGGAATCGAGGTGATTCTGGACGTGGTGTACAACCACACCGCCGAGGGCAACCACATGGGGCCGACCCTGAGCTTCAAGGGCATCGACAACCCCACCTATTACCGGCTGGTGGCCGAAAACCCACGCTTTTACTTCGACTACACCGGCACCGGCAACAGCCTGAACGTGCGCCACCCGCAGACGCTGCAACTGATCATGGACAGCCTGCGTTACTGGGTCACCGAGATGCGTGTGGACGGCTTCCGCTTCGATCTGGCCTCCACGCTGGCACGCGGCCTGCATGAAGTGGACCAGCTCTCGGGCTTTTTCACCATCATCCACCAGGACCCGATCATCAGTCAGGTCAAACTGATCGCCGAGCCGTGGGACGTGGGCGAGGGCGGCTATCAGGTGGGTAACTTTCCGGTCAACTGGGCCGAGTGGAACGGCATCTACCGCGACGACATGCGCGCCTTCTGGAAGGGCGAGGGCGGGCTGGCCTCTGAAATCGGCTACCGTCTGACGGGTTCGTCTGACCTGTACCAGAACGACGGACGCGCCCCTTACGCCTCGATCAACTTCGTGACCGCGCACGACGGCTTTACGCTGCGCGACAGCGTGACCTACGAACACAAGCACAACGACGCCAACGGCGAGGGCAACAACGACGGCCACAACCACAACATCAGTTGGAACTGTGGTGTGGAGGGCGAGACCGACGACGCGGCCATCAACGCCCTGCGCGGTCAGCAGCAGCGCAACTTCCTGGCGACCCTGCTGCTGGGCCAGGGCACCCCGATGATCCTGGGTGGCGACGAGATCGGGCGCACCCAGAACGGCAACAACAACGCCTACTGCCAGGACAACGAGATCAGTTGGTACGACTGGGACAACGTGGACGAGGAGTTGCTGGCCTTCACCCGAAAGGTGATCGCACTTCGCAAGGCGCACCCCTCGCTACACCGCCGCAAGTTTTTCTCCGGGCGCACCATCCGGGGCGAGGACATTCAGGATCTGGTGTGGCTGCGCTTCGACGGCCAGACCATGACCGACGCCGACTGGAACAACAACCAGACCCAGAGCCTGGGCCTCTTTCTGGACGGCGACGGTCTGGACGATGTGGACGCCGAGGGCAACGCCCTGCACGACGACGATCTGCTGCTGCTCCTGAGCAGTTCCTACGTGGACCTGCCCTTCCGCCTCCCTGATCTGGACAGTTGCGACAACTGGGAGTTGCTGCTGGATACCTCCGACGACAATGCCGAGGAACAGATCAAGACGGGCGAGGAAACCACGCTCAAGGCGCGTAGCGTCAAGCTGTACCGCTGCGTGCGCGGCTAG
- the treZ gene encoding malto-oligosyltrehalose trehalohydrolase, with product MIHPSREQTENLKAPITSLPQDAPETRLGAHLLPGGEQTRFRVWSTTAEQVEVKVNGTLHPMTALGDCFFEAVLPVGAGARYLFVLDGQEVPDPYARFLPDGVHGEAEVDHPDTYTWKNIGWNGIALDKCVFYELHVGTFTPEGTYQAAQAKLPYLKELGITAIQMMPLAAYDGERGWGYDGVAMYAPHAPYGRPEDLMAFIDAAHGLGLGVFLDVVYNHFGPAGNYLPSYSPSYFTERFSSAWGMGLDYAEVHMRRYVTGNALMWLDEYHFDGLRLDATAAMQDDSPLHILQELAQEVHALGGTHLLLAEDHRNIPEVVTEHGLDGIWVDDFHHEVRVTLTGEQEGYYGGFQGSAAELAQVVNRGWKYEGQFWSVTGEEHARGRPADALEAPSFVYCIQNHDQIGNRALGDRLQQHAQVSLQQFRGASTLLLTLPMTPLLFQGQEWAAATPFPFFSDHAGELGHLVTEGRKKEFAYFSDFAHLEVPDPQARSTFESAKLDWRAKDGGEHARTLGLYKSLLKLRNEDSVLQDHSRQYLSAGNDGEVLWVRQCNPAGERLLLWNVGKTEVKVGSLRLPHPLPTRVILHSEQTDGPPATLTSLPVGEAVLLGNV from the coding sequence ATGATCCACCCCTCACGAGAACAGACCGAGAATCTCAAGGCCCCCATCACTTCACTGCCCCAGGACGCCCCCGAAACCCGGCTGGGCGCGCATCTGCTGCCCGGCGGAGAACAGACGCGTTTCCGGGTCTGGAGTACCACTGCCGAGCAGGTAGAAGTCAAGGTGAACGGCACGCTGCACCCCATGACCGCTCTGGGCGACTGCTTTTTCGAGGCAGTCCTCCCCGTCGGGGCGGGCGCACGTTACCTGTTCGTGCTGGACGGTCAGGAAGTGCCCGATCCCTACGCCCGCTTTCTGCCGGACGGCGTACACGGCGAGGCGGAGGTGGACCATCCTGATACCTATACCTGGAAGAACATTGGTTGGAACGGCATCGCGCTGGACAAATGCGTGTTCTACGAACTGCATGTCGGCACCTTCACCCCTGAGGGCACGTATCAGGCCGCGCAGGCAAAGCTGCCGTACCTGAAAGAGCTGGGAATCACGGCCATTCAGATGATGCCGCTGGCCGCCTACGACGGCGAGCGCGGCTGGGGCTACGACGGCGTGGCAATGTACGCGCCGCACGCACCCTACGGACGGCCCGAGGACCTGATGGCCTTCATCGACGCCGCGCACGGGCTGGGTCTGGGCGTGTTTCTGGACGTTGTTTACAACCACTTTGGCCCGGCAGGCAATTATCTGCCCAGCTACAGCCCCAGCTACTTTACCGAGCGCTTTTCCAGCGCCTGGGGCATGGGCCTGGATTACGCAGAAGTTCATATGCGCCGCTATGTGACTGGCAACGCGCTGATGTGGCTCGACGAGTACCACTTTGACGGCCTGCGCCTGGACGCCACCGCCGCCATGCAGGACGATAGCCCGCTGCACATTCTGCAAGAGCTGGCGCAGGAGGTTCATGCACTGGGCGGCACCCACCTGCTACTGGCCGAGGACCACCGGAACATCCCAGAAGTGGTCACCGAACATGGTCTGGACGGCATCTGGGTGGACGATTTCCACCACGAAGTGCGCGTGACCCTGACTGGCGAGCAGGAGGGCTATTACGGCGGCTTTCAGGGCAGCGCCGCCGAACTGGCGCAGGTGGTCAACCGGGGCTGGAAATACGAGGGCCAGTTCTGGTCCGTGACCGGCGAGGAACACGCACGCGGCAGACCCGCCGACGCCCTGGAAGCGCCCAGCTTCGTGTACTGCATCCAGAACCATGACCAGATCGGCAACCGCGCCCTGGGAGACCGCCTGCAACAGCACGCGCAGGTCAGTCTCCAGCAGTTCCGGGGGGCGTCCACGCTGCTGCTGACGCTGCCCATGACGCCGCTGCTGTTCCAGGGGCAGGAGTGGGCCGCCGCGACGCCGTTTCCCTTTTTCAGCGATCATGCTGGGGAACTGGGCCATCTGGTCACGGAGGGGCGCAAGAAGGAATTCGCGTATTTCAGCGACTTCGCTCATCTGGAAGTGCCGGACCCGCAGGCCCGCAGCACCTTCGAGAGCGCCAAACTGGACTGGCGAGCGAAAGACGGCGGCGAACACGCCCGGACGCTGGGCCTCTACAAGTCGCTTCTCAAACTGCGGAACGAGGACTCGGTCCTGCAAGACCACTCGCGCCAATACCTGAGTGCCGGAAACGACGGTGAAGTGCTATGGGTGCGCCAGTGCAACCCGGCAGGTGAACGCCTGCTGCTGTGGAACGTGGGCAAGACAGAGGTAAAGGTGGGCAGCCTGAGATTGCCCCACCCGCTGCCCACCCGCGTCATCCTCCACTCTGAGCAGACGGACGGGCCGCCCGCCACCCTGACCTCACTGCCCGTGGGCGAGGCTGTTCTGCTGGGGAACGTATGA